A genomic stretch from Solanum stenotomum isolate F172 chromosome 8, ASM1918654v1, whole genome shotgun sequence includes:
- the LOC125873916 gene encoding MADS-box protein SVP-like, whose translation MSHLAKKRCRNTRNLDVSARKVILGKRLSSLCKQAEELSILCDIKVGVVDFTPGETKAFAWPCLTQANATINKYLACDEAKQQIKLFTQETYLQRKVDAREKYIGKIEQTAKEKEMENLFNQLAWGNSIHELDARETKGLLKLFEAKHTKLNERKTKLNKRVDENVLNQTGANDSNVGEENDGNP comes from the coding sequence ATGAGTCACTTGGCTAAAAAAAGGTGTAGGAATACTAGGAATCTCGATGTGAGTGCGAGAAAAGTCATTTTAGGGAAAAGATTATCATCACTATGTAAGCAAGCAGAAGAACTGTCTATTCTATGTGATATAAAAGTCGGTGTGGTTGATTTTACACCTGGGGAAACCAAAGCTTTTGCTTGGCCTTGTTTAACCCAAGCTAATGCCACAATAAATAAGTATTTAGCTTGCGATGAGgccaaacaacaaattaagttGTTCACACAAGAAACCTATCTTCAACGAAAAGTTGATGCTCGGGAAAAATATATTGGTAAAATAGAGCAAACAGCTAAAGAGAAGGAAATGGAGAACCTATTCAACCAACTTGCTTGGGGAAATAGCATTCATGAACTAGATGCTAGAGAAACTAAAGGTTTGTTAAAGCTATTTGAAGCAAAGCACACTAAACTTAATGAAAGGAAGACTAAACTTAATAAACGTGTAGATGAGAATGTTTTAAATCAAACTGGTGCTAATGATAGCAATGTtggagaagagaatgatgggaATCCTTAG
- the LOC125873917 gene encoding uncharacterized protein LOC125873917 yields MDSMIELMKELVDPNVEIPDSYYKANALMSKLGLSSIRIDCCEKGCMLYYKEDVNLESCKFCSHPRYKIGSTGKKLAIKAMHYLPLIPKLKRLYASNSSAPHMRWHCENRRPPGIMCHPSDGEAWKHFDRTYPDFAAEPRNVRLGLCADGFTPFSVGATPYSCWPVFITPYNLPPEMCMTSPYIFLNCVIPGSSNPKSKIDVYLQPLIDELKLLWSEGVETWDISRKQNFNMRATLMWTINDFLAYGMLSGWMTAGKLACPYCMEDTKSFTLKHGRKNSWFDCHRRFLPPDHEFRRKKYAFKKNKTERDGPTPILTGDDIWERVQNFPKVTEEPPYKFDGYGVAHNWTKQSIFWELPYWKDNFLRHNLDVMHIEKNYFDNLFNTVMDVTGKTKDNVKARLNLPEHCRRPELHLQKSANNKLLKPKPSYSFTMEQKRKICEWVESLKTPYGYASNLGKRVDIERGILHGMKSHDCHVFMEQLLPIAFCGLPENIWKPIAEISLLFKDLCSNTLRVENLVRMAKNIVVISNKLEKILPPGFFDVMEHLPIHLVHEALLGGPVQYRWMYPFERPNRHDATGNDPAVHSLSIFNQPGKGSKKRTLHKLTEKEKKSAELHVLLNCPEVQPFLDYFVSQYGHDQVFPSFITWYTNWVYNLENSATFDQFFKDISWGPITVHTMSQYNVNGFKFATDKYSKNKKTNNSGVWVKGDNGNQNENVDYFGVLQEIVELEYSGWPIKRIVFFQCKWFDPTSRGTRELKQHNIIEVKHTKKYEAYDPFIIAQNAKQVYYDPYLLRRDKSDCVHQVVDAELEMNLEHPDHILEEVNREELDMPTNMEGDEEETFEEDEWIDEEETSEDDACEWTDDEETSEEDE; encoded by the exons ATGGACTCTATGATAGAACTTATGAAGGAATTAGTTGATCCCAATGTAGAGATTCCTGATTCTTATTATAAAGCAAATGCATTGATGTCTAAGTTAGGACTCTCCTCGATAAGAATTGATTGTTGTGAAAAAGGTTGCATGTTATACTATAAGGAGGATGTCAATCTAGAGTCTTGTAAGTTTTGTAGTCACCCTCGCTATAAGATTGGTTCTACCGGAAAGAAACTTGCTATTAAGGCGATGCATTATTTACCTCTTATACCAAAATTGAAAAGGTTGTATGCATCAAATAGCTCTGCTCCTCATATGAGATGGCACTGTGAAAATAGAAGGCCACCTGGTATCATGTGTCATCCATCTGACGGAGAGGCTTGGAAACATTTTGATAGAACTTATCCAGATTTTGCTGCTGAACCAAGGAATGTTAGGCTGGGTTTGTGTGCGGATGGTTTCACCCCTTTTTCAGTTGGGGCTACACCATATTCTTGTTGGCCTGTGTTTATTACACCGTATAATCTTCCACCTGAGATGTGTATGACAAGTCCATATATATTTCTGAATTGTGTCATTCCTGGTTCGAGTAATCCAAAAAGCAAGATTGATGTGTACTTACAACCTTTGATTGATGAGTTGAAATTGTTGTGGTCTGAGGGGGTAGAAACATGGGACATTTCTCGtaaacaaaatttcaacatgCGTGCTActttaatgtggactattaatgattttcttgCCTATGGAATGCTATCTGGATGGATGACAGCTGGAAAGTTAGCATGTCCCTACTGTATGGAAGATACTAAATCATTCACATTAAAACATGGCCGAAAGAATTcatggtttgattgtcatcGTCGGTTCTTGCCACCTGATCATGAATTTAGGAGAAAGAAATAtgcatttaaaaagaataaaactgaACGAGATGGTCCAACCCCAATATTAACGGGTGATGATATTTGGGAAAGGGTTCAAAATTTTCCAAAGGTAACTGAGGAACCACCGTACAAATTTGATGGGTATGGTGTTGCACATAATTGGACTAAACAGAGTATATTCTGGGAGTTACCTTATTGGAAGGATAATTTCCTTAGACATAATCTCGATGTCATGCATattgaaaagaattattttgataatcTATTCAACACTGTAATGGATGTAACTGGCAAGACAAAAGATAATGTTAAGGCTAGACTTAACTTACCAGAACATTGTAGACGACCGGAGTTGCATTTACAGAAGTCTGCCAACAACAAGTTACTTAAACCCAAGCCTAGTTATTCATTCACAATGGAACAGAAGAGAAAAATTTGTGAGTGGGTGGAAAGCTTGAAAACGCCATATGGATATGCCTCAAATTTGGGAAAGAGGGTTGACATTGAGCGTGGAATATTACATGGGATGAAAAGTCACGACTGTCATGTTTTTATGGAACAATTACTTCCGATTGCTTTTTGTGGATTGCCTGAAAACATATGGAAACCGATTGCAGAAATCAGTTTGCTCTTCAAAGACTTGTGTTCCAACACATTGAGAGTAGAGAATCTGGTTCGGATGGCCAAAAATATAGTTGTTATTAGTAATAAGTTGGAGAAGATTCTTCCACCTGGGTTCTTTGATGTGATGGAACATCTTCCTATTCATCTTGTTCATGAAGCTCTATTGGGAGGTCCAGTTCAATATAGGTGGATGTATCCTTTTGAGCG ACCTAATCGACATGATGCTACTGGGAATGATCCTGCAGTACATTCATTATCAATCTTCAACCAaccgggtaagggttcaaaaaAGCGTACATTGCACAAACTTAccgaaaaggagaaaaaatctGCAGAGCTTCATGTCTTGTTGAATTGTCCAGAAGTCCAACCCTTCTTAga TTATTTTGTGAGCCAATATGGTCATGATCAAGTGTTTCCATCATTTATAACGTGGTATACTAATTGG gTCTACAATTTAGAAAATTCTGCCacatttgatcaatttttcaaGGATATTTCTTGGGGACCGATTACAGTTCACACAATGTCCCAATATAACGtaaatggttttaaatttgCCACAGATAAATACTCAAAGAATAAGAAAACTAATAATAGTGGTGTTTGGGTTAAAGGTGATAATGGAAATcaaaatgagaatgttgattaTTTTGGCGTCCTACAGGAGATTGTAGAGTTGGAATATTCGGGTTGGCCAATCAAAAGAATAGTATTTTTCCAATGCAAGTGGTTTGATCCAACTTCAAGAGGTACGAGGGAGCTTAAGCAGCATAATATCATTGAAGTCAAGCACACTAAGAAGTATGAGGcttatgatccttttattattgcacaaaatgCTAAGCAAGTGTACTATGATCCTTATCTGTTGCGTAGGGATAAGTCTGATTG TGTTCATCAAGTAGTGGATGCTGAGTTAGAAATGAATTTGGAGCATCCTGATCACATTTTAGAAGAAGTTAATAGAGAAGAGTTAGATATGCCAACAAATATGGAGGGGGATGAGGAGGAAACTTTCGAAGAGGATGAATGGATAGATGAGGAGGAAACTTCCGAAGATGATGCATGTGAATGGACAGATGATGAAGAAACTTCCGAAGAGGATGAATAA